One window of the Kallotenue papyrolyticum genome contains the following:
- a CDS encoding precorrin-2 dehydrogenase/sirohydrochlorin ferrochelatase family protein, with protein MNATRPYPIALTRLDRQRCVVVGGGAVAERKVAALLAHGAQVTLISPRLSTQLAAWHAAGRFAYQARAYRAGDLEGATLVFAATERREVNAAVAAEAHARGILVNIADDPDGSDFHTLPVVARGALQIAVSTGGASPALAALLRRALEGLIGPEYGQLAERLGALRAEVQARLPAAARPRFWRRLASEEALALLRAGDESGFEALLRRAWHEARAAGSEHEART; from the coding sequence ATGAACGCGACGCGTCCCTACCCCATCGCCCTGACGCGCCTGGATCGGCAGCGCTGCGTAGTGGTCGGCGGCGGCGCGGTGGCCGAGCGCAAAGTCGCCGCGCTGCTAGCCCACGGTGCGCAGGTCACGCTGATCAGCCCGCGGCTGAGCACGCAACTGGCCGCCTGGCACGCCGCCGGGCGTTTCGCCTACCAGGCGCGCGCCTACCGCGCCGGCGATCTGGAGGGCGCGACGTTGGTCTTTGCCGCCACCGAGCGGCGCGAAGTCAATGCCGCGGTCGCGGCGGAGGCGCATGCGCGCGGCATCCTGGTCAACATCGCCGACGATCCTGACGGGAGCGATTTCCACACCCTGCCGGTGGTGGCGCGCGGCGCGCTCCAGATCGCCGTCTCCACCGGCGGCGCAAGCCCGGCGCTGGCGGCGCTGCTGCGGCGCGCGCTTGAAGGGCTGATCGGGCCCGAATACGGGCAGCTTGCCGAACGGCTGGGGGCGCTGCGCGCCGAGGTGCAGGCGAGGCTGCCGGCCGCGGCGCGACCGCGTTTCTGGCGGCGGCTGGCTTCGGAGGAGGCGCTGGCGCTGCTGCGCGCCGGAGATGAAAGCGGCTTTGAGGCATTGCTACGGCGCGCCTGGCACGAGGCGCGCGCGGCTGGATCGGAGCACGAGGCGCGGACGTGA
- a CDS encoding helix-turn-helix domain-containing protein, whose amino-acid sequence MPQPADTQEWLTLRDASRLLGVHPATLRQWSDEGKVRIFRTPGGHRRFARSDIERMLRVTPLRGDGLKSYVVTEALQRTRQVLPSALQQSWAQGLSDELRRHWRESGRRMVALVAQLITRAELPAAEREEVLRLGAEYGRLMAQSGHPLPHAVMAFIFFRDFLIETVFSLPETTGLGREAMLMILQRINQVLNDALQALMQAHGEVWQP is encoded by the coding sequence ATGCCGCAGCCCGCCGACACGCAGGAATGGTTGACGCTGCGCGACGCCAGTCGTCTGCTGGGCGTGCATCCCGCCACGCTGCGCCAGTGGAGCGACGAGGGCAAGGTGCGCATCTTTCGCACGCCCGGCGGGCATCGCCGCTTTGCGCGCAGCGACATCGAGCGTATGCTGCGCGTCACGCCGCTGCGTGGCGATGGCCTCAAAAGCTACGTCGTCACCGAGGCGCTCCAGCGCACGCGTCAGGTGTTGCCCAGCGCGCTGCAACAGAGCTGGGCGCAGGGCCTCTCCGACGAGCTGCGCCGCCACTGGCGCGAGTCGGGGCGGCGTATGGTGGCGCTGGTGGCGCAACTGATCACGCGCGCGGAACTGCCCGCCGCCGAGCGTGAGGAGGTGCTGCGCCTGGGCGCCGAGTATGGCCGGCTGATGGCGCAGAGTGGTCATCCGCTGCCCCACGCGGTGATGGCCTTCATCTTTTTTCGCGATTTCCTGATCGAAACAGTCTTCAGTCTGCCCGAAACGACCGGCCTGGGTCGGGAAGCGATGCTGATGATCCTCCAGCGCATCAACCAGGTGCTCAACGATGCGCTGCAGGCGCTGATGCAGGCGCACGGCGAGGTGTGGCAACCATGA
- a CDS encoding GNAT family N-acetyltransferase encodes MAHSSPVTDPAHDILRAQRRALDAIFNPRSIALIGASEEPGKVGRTLLEHLLASGRPVYAVNPYTPRVLGHATYPRIGAIGQPVDLAVIATPAATVPQIVAECGAAGVGGAVIISAGFREVGPAGAALEQEVLQAARQSGVRLIGPNSLGVIRPPTGLNASFARAAARSGSVAFLSQSGALGAAVLDWSQNENVGFSAFVSVGSLLDIGWGDLIDYFGDDPHTGSILLYMESVGDARALLSAARAVALAKPIIVLKPGRTPGALRAAASHTGALVGPDEVIDAALRRTGVLRVERIGELFAMAEVLAKQPRPRGPRLTIVTNAGGPGVMAADALLQHGGELAPLSAATLERLNAVLPAPWSHANPIDVLGDARAERYARVFEIALADPDSDGLLAILTPQDMTEPQATAEALAAQARGAKRPVLASWMGGPSIAAGEAILNQANIPTFPYPDMAARLFTYMWHSTRALRALYETPMAVDDPADRAERDAAARLIAAARQAGRAALDEAETRQVLAAYGIASVATRSAADEAAAVAAATELGYPVVLKLRVPAELHKTELDAVRLNLPDAAAVRRAMGELRAVAAARLPDRPFAGVLVQPMLNDGYELLLGSTVDEQFGPVLLFGAGGTLVELLDDRAVGLPPLTTTLARRLIERTRIAAALRGVRGRPPIELARLEELLVRFSQLVAEQPALREIDLNPLLARWTPGADPPLVVLDARLLLHPPTLPDEQLPRPAIRPYPRQYITQLQLRDGTPVTVRPIRPEDEPLLVQFHHTLSERSVFLRYFAPMALDTRIAHERLTRMCFIDYDREMALVAELTAPDGARRIIAVARMIRLRGQPVAEYAGLVSDQYQGHGLGTAMLELLIRIARAEGIRRIVAQVLPENRPMQRVFQKLGFRLKHDWSEGVVHATLDLDDAQQSSGAPL; translated from the coding sequence ATGGCGCACTCATCGCCGGTGACCGATCCGGCCCACGATATTTTGCGGGCGCAGCGTCGCGCGCTGGACGCGATCTTTAACCCACGCTCGATTGCGCTGATCGGCGCATCCGAGGAGCCGGGCAAGGTGGGCCGCACGCTGCTCGAACACCTGCTGGCCAGTGGTCGTCCGGTCTATGCCGTCAATCCCTACACGCCACGGGTGCTGGGCCACGCAACCTACCCGCGCATCGGCGCGATCGGGCAGCCGGTCGATCTGGCGGTGATCGCTACGCCGGCAGCCACCGTGCCGCAGATCGTGGCCGAGTGCGGCGCTGCCGGGGTGGGTGGTGCGGTGATCATCTCCGCCGGCTTTCGCGAAGTGGGTCCCGCCGGCGCGGCGCTGGAGCAGGAAGTGCTCCAGGCGGCGCGGCAGAGCGGCGTGCGGCTGATCGGTCCCAACAGTCTGGGCGTGATCCGTCCGCCGACCGGCCTGAACGCCAGTTTTGCGCGCGCAGCGGCGCGATCCGGTTCGGTGGCCTTTTTGAGCCAGAGCGGCGCGCTGGGCGCGGCAGTGCTCGACTGGAGCCAGAACGAGAACGTCGGCTTCAGCGCCTTTGTCTCGGTTGGCTCGCTGCTCGACATCGGCTGGGGCGACCTGATCGACTATTTCGGCGATGATCCGCACACCGGCAGCATTCTGCTATACATGGAAAGCGTCGGCGATGCGCGGGCGCTGCTCTCGGCGGCGCGGGCGGTGGCGCTCGCCAAGCCGATCATCGTGCTCAAGCCAGGGCGCACGCCGGGCGCGCTCCGCGCCGCCGCCTCGCATACCGGCGCGCTGGTCGGCCCCGACGAGGTGATCGATGCCGCGCTGCGGCGCACCGGTGTGCTGCGCGTCGAGCGCATCGGCGAACTGTTCGCCATGGCCGAAGTCTTGGCCAAGCAGCCCCGGCCGCGCGGGCCGCGTCTGACGATCGTCACCAACGCCGGTGGTCCTGGAGTGATGGCCGCCGACGCGCTGTTACAGCACGGCGGTGAGCTCGCGCCGCTTTCTGCCGCCACCCTAGAGCGCCTCAACGCGGTGCTGCCCGCGCCCTGGAGCCATGCCAATCCGATCGACGTGCTGGGCGATGCCCGCGCCGAGCGCTATGCCCGCGTCTTCGAGATCGCGCTGGCCGATCCCGACAGCGATGGCCTGCTGGCGATCCTGACGCCGCAGGACATGACCGAGCCGCAGGCCACCGCCGAAGCCTTGGCGGCGCAGGCGCGTGGCGCCAAACGTCCGGTGCTGGCAAGCTGGATGGGCGGCCCGTCGATCGCGGCGGGCGAGGCGATCCTCAACCAGGCCAACATTCCGACCTTCCCGTATCCCGACATGGCAGCGCGGCTGTTCACCTACATGTGGCACTCCACCCGCGCGCTGCGCGCACTCTACGAAACGCCGATGGCCGTGGACGATCCCGCCGATCGTGCCGAGCGCGATGCCGCCGCGCGCCTGATCGCCGCCGCACGTCAGGCGGGCCGCGCCGCGCTGGATGAGGCCGAAACGCGCCAGGTGCTGGCGGCCTATGGCATCGCCAGCGTCGCGACGCGCAGCGCCGCGGATGAGGCGGCAGCCGTGGCGGCGGCCACCGAGCTGGGCTATCCTGTGGTGCTCAAGCTGCGCGTGCCGGCGGAGCTGCACAAAACCGAGCTGGACGCCGTGCGGCTCAACCTGCCGGATGCGGCTGCCGTGCGCCGCGCCATGGGCGAGCTGCGTGCTGTTGCCGCCGCGCGGCTGCCGGACCGGCCCTTCGCCGGCGTGCTGGTGCAGCCCATGCTCAACGACGGCTACGAGCTGCTGCTGGGCAGCACTGTGGATGAGCAGTTCGGACCGGTGCTGCTCTTCGGCGCCGGCGGCACGCTGGTGGAGCTGTTGGACGATCGTGCCGTAGGATTGCCGCCGCTGACCACGACCCTGGCGCGCCGCTTGATCGAGCGCACGCGTATAGCGGCAGCGCTGCGCGGCGTGCGCGGCCGTCCACCGATCGAGCTGGCCCGTTTAGAGGAGCTGTTGGTGCGCTTCAGCCAACTGGTGGCCGAGCAACCGGCGCTGCGCGAGATCGACCTCAATCCCCTGCTGGCGCGCTGGACGCCCGGCGCCGATCCGCCGCTGGTGGTGCTCGACGCGCGCCTGCTGCTCCATCCGCCCACGCTGCCGGACGAGCAGTTGCCGCGTCCGGCGATCCGGCCCTACCCGCGCCAGTACATCACGCAGCTCCAGTTGCGCGACGGCACGCCGGTGACGGTGCGCCCGATCCGTCCCGAAGACGAGCCGCTGCTGGTGCAGTTCCACCACACCCTGTCGGAACGCAGCGTGTTTCTGCGCTATTTCGCGCCGATGGCGCTGGACACGCGTATCGCCCACGAGCGCCTGACGCGCATGTGCTTCATTGACTACGACCGTGAGATGGCGCTGGTGGCCGAGCTGACCGCGCCGGACGGCGCGCGGCGCATCATCGCCGTGGCGCGCATGATCCGTCTGCGCGGCCAGCCGGTGGCCGAATATGCCGGCCTGGTCAGCGATCAGTACCAGGGCCATGGCCTGGGTACGGCCATGCTCGAACTGCTGATCCGCATCGCGCGCGCCGAGGGCATTCGGCGCATCGTGGCGCAGGTGCTGCCGGAAAACCGACCCATGCAGCGCGTCTTCCAGAAGCTCGGCTTTCGCCTCAAGCACGACTGGAGCGAGGGCGTGGTGCATGCCACGCTGGATCTGGACGACGCGCAGCAGTCCTCCGGCGCGCCGTTGTGA